Within Sorangiineae bacterium MSr11367, the genomic segment TCATCTCCTCGAGCTCCGACAAGACGAACGCTTCGCGTTTGTCGTCGTCGAGTTCGTCGAGCAATCGATCGAGCACGCGCATCGCCTGCGACTGTTCGGCCGAGGCATCGGGAGGGATCGACTTTGGATCGTGAAAGACATCGAGATCGGTCGCCTCCTTTGCTCCTGCGTGCGACGGTTTTCTCCGCTCCGTGCGCCGGTGTTGGGAGACGATGCGCCGCACGATGCCAAACAGCCACGTCTTGATCGAACCTTTGTGCTGATAGTCGCCCAGCCGGCGATGGACGACGAGAAAGATCTCCTGCACCACGTCATCCATCGACGAAGGGCTCACGCCCAGCCGCCGTGCGCTCCGCCACACGAATGCGAAGTACTCCGAATAGACGCCGTCGAAATGGATCGCCGCCTGCGGTTCCCGACGTTCTGGCGGGAACGATGGGTCATCCACCAAATGCGGCGCGGTGACACTGAGCGGCATACGATGCTGTGTTCCTTCGACTGAGTGGCCAGCCTTTTCGGCTTTTGTGATGGCGGAGGTCAAAATCGCACTTCCATGCCGAAGGCCATGCGCCCGCCGAGGGCGGAAGGGCGGTGCACGAAGCCGGCGTTGTCGAGCACGAAGCGCGGGCGGACGAAGGCCACCGAGAGGCCCGTGTCGAGGCGCAGTGCGATGTGGGGGGTGAGGCGATACGCGAAGAGGCCGCCCACGACGCTGGCTGCCCAAAAGGCCGTACCCGATCCCGGCGTGGCCACCCCGAAGCCGTCGCCGCCCATGGCCCCGGCTTCGAACCCGACGCAGGGGCTGCTTTCGAACGGCGAATGGACGTTGACGGCGTAACATCCGCGGAGCGCGCCCGTGGCCAGGTGGAAGCTGCCGCCGCCCCCGCCCATCGCATGCGTCGTTGAATCGGGATAGTCCACGCCGGAAGCCTCGATGCGCGCGCGTCCCGGCGTCCAGGCGACGAAGATCCCGATGCCCGCGGCGGCGGTCGGCAGTGCGCCGAGGTCGCCGAGGCCAGAGACGCCCGCCGCCAACGCCGTCGTATCGTCTTTTTTTGGCGCCGTTGCTTGCGGCCGGGGTGCGCGGTCCGACGCGGCAACGGAGGGAGGCGATGGCGCGGGTGTCACTTCGACCGCGGAGGTTTCCATCACCGTGGCCGGCGCTTCACGCCCAGGCATGACAGGCGTGTCCGACGATGGGGCCGCGCCCGTGGGCGTGCGCGTCGCCGCCACCTGCGTGGGATCGATGATCAGCGCCAAGATGAGCGCGGTCGCATCGGCGGCCGCGCGGCACGACGCCGCCGAAAGCGTCCGCTCCCCGCGCGTGCCCCTTCGCTCCGTGACGAGATCGACGTGCCACGCACCATCGGTCGCGCGCTCGATGCGCACCCGCGCGCGAACGCGTTTTTCAGGGGCGACGGGCTGACCCCCGAGAAGTCGATTCACCTCCACCTCGACGGCGGCACCATCTCCACACTCGGCGAGGGGCGCGTTCCACTCGAGCGAAACGGTGTTCTGCGCGTAGGTCGACCGGCCGCTCAGCACCACGAAGGCGGCGAGCGAGAGTGGGATCGTCCTTTCAAGGAAGCAGTGCCGCATCGCAAGTAGGAGTTAGCACGAGCACGTTTCATTCCGACATTGGAGGACCATTCCGACGTTGCGCGACTCGAAGCCCCGCACGATTCCTGCTTACTCGCGACGTAGAACGGTATCGCGATTCATCGCGGAGCCAATTTCGCTAGAGAACGTCACGATCCCTGGATCCATTGAACCAAAATTTCGATGGACGCACGATCCAGGTACGGTGCCCTCGGTTGGCGTTAACGTCCTAAATGGCGTGGGCCCACGCTTCTGCTCGGCTTGGTGCGGATTCTGCTGATTGCGCCAGCGAATAAGCATCTTCCACCTACACGAGTCGAGCACCGAGGTCCGCGGAGGCCGGAGGCCGACGTGAACCTGAGAAGGGACCCACATTCCATGAGGAAGATCTGGACATGCGTCGTTGCGACATTGCTCGCTTTCCCGCTGGCTGCGGGGTGTGCATCGTCGCGCGATGAGAACGACCCCGCGGCAAACGGGGAAGAAGAGATGGGCGAGGCCGACGCCGTGGCAACGGGGGAGAGTGCGCTGGCGACGTGTTACTGTGCATCACCCTATACGTGCAAACACTCGAGTTCCCCTTCGTACATGTATTCGAAGGCGTATGCGGCCATCAAGCGGGCCGGCGTGACCGATTCGCAGCTCATTCAAACGTTCGGCGATGCCGAGGCCTCGGTGGGCACGCATTGCCCGGAGCCGGGAACCGGCTATTCGGCGGCCACCGACGTGACGTCGACATCCGCGCCATGCACGCGCGTGCACAAGCTCCGCATGGAGGGCTTCGCTGCATGGTCGCGCGTTCCGCCCGCGTTCGGGGCGCATATCCACGCGGTGTATGCGGGGACTCCGGTGTTGAAGCAATCGCTGAAGAACCAACTCAATTCGTTTTATCAAAAGCGAAATGGTCTCGCGAACAACGCAATTGACAACATTTGCCCCATTAGCAATGCCGAAATCAACGCCGTGAAGGCCGTGCAGAACGGCGGGGGAGGGGGCTCGACGAGCTGCGTCTCCGGCGGGCGGTACTGCGGCGGCGACAAAGTCACGGGCGATTCGAACAAGCTGTATCGGTGCAATGCGGACGGCAAATCGGCCACCCTCATTCGAACCTGCTCGCACGGCTGCAGCGTGAACTCCGGGACCGACGACAGCTGCCGCTGCGTCGCCGGCAGCGCCTACTGCGGCGGCGACGTGATCGACGGCGACGCCAACACACTGTACCGCTGCGGCTCCGACGGCGTATCGACCACGGTCATCAAGCAATGCGCCAACGGCTGCCAGTGGAACACCGGCAACGACGACGCCTGCAAGTGACCAGTTAAGCCCGCGATACCCTAGGAGAGAGAATTCACAGGAAGACGGGAAGGCGGGAAGGACTGACGGCATGACCCGTCGCGGAACGCTGGTTTTGGGTTTTCAGTTGGCCCAGTGAGGTCACTGAAACAAAAAAACTTCCCGTCTTCCCGTCTTCCTGTGAATTTCTCCTAGAGTACCCGTATGCGCCTTTGGTCTTTCGTGTTGCTCCTTGGGGTCGCGGGGTGCGCTTCGGCGCCGGTTCCTGCTACCTCTTCGGCCATGTCGTCATCTGCGTCTTCTGCACGCCATATCAATCCGCCCGAGCTCGTTACGCCGCCCGGTTACAGCCATGTGGTGGAGGTGGGGCCTGGCCGAACGATTTACACTTCCGGCCAGATTTCCATCGATGCCAAGGGCAATGTCGTCGGTGTCGGGGACATGCGTGCGCAGGTGGAGCAGGTTTTCACCAACGTCCGCGCGGCGTTGGCCGCGGCCGGCACCGACTTTGGGCACGTCATCAAGTTGACCATCTTCATGACCGACGTGCGGCCGGAGACCCTCACCGTGTTTCGCGAGGTGCGCGACCGCTACATCGACGTGGGGCGTGCGCCGGCCAGCAGCCTGGTCCAGGTCTTCCGGCTCGTTCGGCCCGAGTTGCTCGTCGAGATGGAAGCCATCGCCTACGTGCCGTGACGATCAAGAAAAGATGTGACGCAGCACCAGGTCTTTGACCGAGGCTGCTTGCACCGGGCCTTCGGGAACCAGCGAAGGCTCGGTCGAGAGGAATACCGGGGCGCGGTCTTGTGTGGTGATGCGGCCGTGGGAGCCTTTGACCAAGCTGGCGTCCAGGGGAATGACGTCCATCAGCATGCGGAAGCCGAGCGCCTTCTGCGCGATACGCCGCCCCACACGCAGCATGGGAAGCCGCAGCGCGGGATCGACGAACAATTCGGCCGGATCGTATCCCGGTTTGCGATGGATATCGACGGTGCGCGCGAAATCGGGTGCCCGCCCATCGTCGAGCCAATAGTAATAGGTAAACCAGGTATCTTGCTTCGATAAGGCAATCAACTCGCCCGAGCGCGGGTGGTCGAGGCCGGCGGCGCGCTTCTCTTCCTCGCCCAGGACCTGGTCGATGCCCTCGACGCCCTCCAGCAGGCGCTTCACCTCGGCGATGCGCTCCTGGCGGCGCACGTAGACGTGGGCCACTTGATGATCGGACACCGCGAACGCTTCGGAACCGCCCGCGTCGAGCTTCTCCAGCCCGAGCTCCTCGCGCACCCGCAGAAGCCCGGCGCTCCGCAGCACGCGGTTGATGTGCACCGGCCCCCTTACCTTGGTGATGGCATATTCGGAAAGTACGATGACCCGCGCATCGTGCCGCCGGAAGTGCTCCACCAGTTCCCCTACGACGCCGTCGATCTCGCGCAACGCGTTGGCCATGAGCGGATTGTCCGGCCCCAGCCGCTGAAGATCGTAGTCCAGATGCGGCAGGTACACGAGGGTTAGCGTCGGCTTCTTCGTGTCGAAAACGTGTTTTGCACAATCGGCAATCCACTGACTCGAGACGATGCCCGCTTTGGGGCCCCAAAAGTTGAAAAGGGGAAAATTTCCCAGGCGTGCGTTCAGCTCCTCGCGAAGTTCGGCGGGCTCGGTGTAGATGTCTGGAATCTTGCGGCCATCGGCCGGATAGAGCGGCCGCGGGGTGACCGCAAAATCCGCGGAGCTGTACATGTTGTACCACCAGAACAGCTTGGCGCAGGAAAACGCGGCGTCCCGCTTTTTGGCGGCGTCCCAGATCTTTTCACCGCCCACCAGATGATTCGATTGGCGCCAGAACCACACTTCGGCCAAATCGCGAAAGTACCATCCGTTGCCTACGCAACCATGCTCGCGTGGCGAAAGCCCCGTGGTGAACGTCGATTGCACGGAGCAGGTGACCGCCGGCAGCACGGTCTCGAGCGAACGAACGCCGACGTCGCGCGCGAGCCGCGCCAGGTTCGGCGTGGCCTCGCCGATGAGATCGCGCGCGAGGCCGACCACGTCCAACACGACGGTTCGGCGCATGCTCATGCCCGCCGCGGCGTCTGCCCGCGAAGCACCGAGTTACCCTCCCAGAGCTTCGATTGATCGACGAGAGGGTGCTCGCCCAGATCTTCCTTGGCGATGCGCCCCGTCTGCCCGAAGAAGGCAATGGGGTTCGCCCAAACGATGCGCGCGATGGCCTCTTCCGCGATGCCCACGCTGCGCATGTGCGCCGCCGTCTTGGGCACCTTCAGCGGGTCGCTCATGCCCCAATCGGCCGCGCTGTTGATCAGGATACGCTCGGCGCCATATTTCTGGACGAGCGCCGCCATGCGCACTTCGTCCATTTTCGTATTGGGATAAATGGAATGCCCTGCCCAACATCCCGTATCCAGCACCAGGGGGAGCGTCTCCTCGGTGTTGTGATCGATGAGCACGAGCTCCTCTGGAAAACGTTGCTCGCGCACCAGGGCCAAGCTCCGCTCCGTGCCGCGCTTCTTGTCGCGGTGCGGGGTGTGAATGAGCACGGGGAGGTCGAAGCGTTTGGCCAGCTCCAGGTGCTGCGCGAAGTATTTCTCCTCGGCCGGCGTCTGATCGTCGAATCCAATTTCGCCGATCGCGACCACGCCGTCCTTTTCCAGATACTTCGGCAAAAGGGCCATGACGTCGTCGGCCACGCGAGGATTGTTGGCCTCCTTGGGATTCAACGCCAAGGTGCAATAGTGCACGATGCCGAATTGGCTGGCGCGGAAACGCTCCCAGCCGATCAGCGCGGTGAAATAGTCTTCGAAGGTGCCCACGTGGTTGCGCGGCTGCCCGAGCCAAAACGCCGGCTCGATGATGGCACGGATGCCCGCTGCGGCCATGGACTCGTAGTCGTCGGTCGTCCGCGACGTCATGTGGATGTGTGGATCGAAGAACGTCACTGGTTCACCTCGCGGCCTAGGTTGAGCAAGTACTCCAAATCGTCCGGAACGGCGCGCCCTGCGGCCCGCCGCTCCGACGCGAAGTCATTGGCCATTCGAACGAGCTCGCTCGAAGTGCGCTCCGTCAATCCAACGATGCGCGGCACGGTCGCGCCGGTGAAGAGGGCTTTGATGACCATCTGGCAATAGTTCGCCTCGGGGAAATGCCGCGCGGGGAAGGGATTGTCGCAGCAGATCGCCTGAAAGATCGTATCCACGCTGGAGCGACAGGCCTCGACGGCCAGGGGCACGAAGAGCTCGCCGTCTGGCAAAAAAGGGAGCGCGCGCAACACCGCGGTGCGTTCGCGATTGTCGCCCTGCGCGTAGCACGTCTCCACGAGCTCGCGGAAGTCGTTCGTTTCGACGACACGCGCGGCGCGTGTGAGGGCGACGACCCGCCCCAACTCGTCGATGCCCCAGGCCTCGAGCGACCAGGGAATGCCGTTTGCGCGTAGCACGGCACGCTCGTTTTCCTCGAGTGCGAGCGGTTTTTTGCCGAGTTTGCGCGAAAGTGACGAATAGTCCGCGAGAAAGCGATCTCGGCTGGACCACTCGGGGGGCTTCTCCGCGCCTCTTTTTTGAAGTAGCGCCTCGAGTCGAAAGGCCATCTCGCTCATTAGGTTGCAGCAGAGTATACGGTATTCATCATGGGGCATCCTGCCAAACGACCGCGCATCGTAAACGGTTCGAGCAACTGGAAGAGCCACGCCTCGCGCGCCCGTCTCCTCGCCTTGTATGCGGAGGTCGATGCGTTGCTCGCTGCGTACACGTGCGATGCGAGCACGGAGTGTTGCCGCTTTGGCATCACCGGCCGTGAGCCGTACCCCACGGCGGTCGAGCGTGCGGAAATCGACCACGCAGTGGCCGCCCTCGGCGGCGAACGCGCGCTGGTGCGCCGCCTTCCCGTGTTTCCCGCCTCCGAGCGAGCCTGCCCGCTTCTTTCCGACGCGGGGCGATGCCGCATCTATGCCTCGAGGCCCTTCGGCTGCCGCACCTTCTTTTGCGATCGCGTCATCGGCCCGGGCAAGCTCCCGCGCCAGGAGATCCAGCGCATCGCGCGGGATGTCGCCACTTTGTCGGCATCCACGTTTCCCTCCGATCCACACCCGCGTCCTCTCACGAATACATTGGGGAAGAATTGATGCGTCGTCTCGTCCTTCTAGGCTCACTCCTATCGTTTCTTGCCTGCGGCGGTTCTGGCGCCTCCTCGGATGGGGCTCCGCCGAAAGCGCCGCCTGCGCCCGTGTCCGCGGCGTCCGCCATGTCGAGCGCGCCCTCCGTTTCGGGCTACTCCATCGATCTCGAGGCGATGGATCGATCCGTCAAACCGGGCGTGGACTTCTTTCTCCACGCGAACGGCAGTTGGTATGCGAAGGCGCAGATCCCTCCGGATCGCAACTCGGCGGGCGTCTCCATCCGGCTCACGGAAGAAATCGAGAAGCGGTCGCGCGGTCTTTTGGAGGAAGCCTCGCGTCCGGGGGCCGCACCCGGATCGGCGGTGCAGAAGATTGGCGACTATTACGCCAGCTACCTCGACGAGGCCGCGATCGAGAAGCAGGGGGTCACCCCGCTCGCGCCCGTGTTCGACCGCATCGCGAAGATTCGTGACGCGCGCAGCTTGGCGACGTACCTCGGCGCCTCGTTGCGTGCGGACGTGGATCCGTTGAATGCGACCGACTTTCACACCGACCAGGTCCTCGGCCTTTTCGTGGAGCAGGATCTGAACGATCCTTCGCATTATGCGCCGTATTTGCTCCAGGGTGGCCTGGGCATGCCCGATCGCAGCTATTACCTGGACGATGCGCCGCGCATGCAGGCTTTGCGTGCGGCATACCTGCGCCACGTGACCGCGAACTTCCGTCTTGCCGGAATCGCCAATCCGGAGGCGAAGGCGAAGAACGTATTTGCGCTGGAAAAGAAAATCGCAGAATCGCAGGCAAGCCGTGCAGATTCGGCGGACGTCGGCAAATCGAACAATCCATGGCCGCGTGCCGAATTCGACAAGCGCGCACCTGGAATGGATTGGACCACATTCCTCTCGGCGGCCGGTCTCGATCGCCAGCCCTCGTTCATCGTTTGGCATCCGAGCGCGCTCACCGGCCTCGCGGCGTTGGTGAAGTCGCAATCGCTCGAGACGTGGAAGCAGTACCTCACGGCGCGGGCCATCGACCATGCGGCCATGTACCTTCCGAAGGCGTTCGTCGATGAAAGCTTCGCCTTTTACGCGAAGGAGCTGCGCGGCACCGAGTCGCCGCCCCCGCGATGGCGGAGGGCGGCGCACGCGACCGACGAGGCACTCGGTGAGGCGGTGGGCAAGGTCTACGTCGAAAAGTACTTTCCGCCGGAGACGAAGCGCATGGTCGAAACCCTGGTGCACAACCTGGTCGAGGCTTTCGGTCGTCGCATCGATGCGTTGACCTGGATGTCTCCCGAGACCAAGCGCAAGGCCAAGGAGAAGCTCGCGACCTTGAAGGTGGGCGTGGGGTATCCGGACAAGTGGCGCGATTATTCCGGTTTGTCGGTGGTGCGCGGCGACGTGCTCGGCAATTTCGACCGCGCACTGCTTTTCGAATACCGACGCAATGTGCAAAAACTGGGTCGTCCCATTGACCGGGACGAGTGGGCCATGCTTCCGCACGTGGTCAATGCGGTGAATCTGCCGGTGCGCAATGCTTTGAACTTCCCCGCGGCGACCTTGGTGCCACCGTTCTTCGATCCCAACGCGACGGCGGCGGCCAATTACGGCAGCATCGGCATGACCATCGGGCACGAAATCAGTCATTCCTTCGACGATCAAGGCGCCCAGTTCGACGCGCGCGGCCGATTCGTCGATTGGTGGACACACGACGATCTGTCCCACTTTCAAGCGTCGGGCGCGGCCCTCGCCACGCAGTTCAGCGCGTACAAGCCATTTCCGGACAAAGCCATCGATGGCAAATTGACCTTGAGCGAAAACATCGCCGATTTGGCCGGACTCGCCGTGGCCTACGATGCGTGGCGCACGTCGTTGAAAGGTGAACCTGCGCCTGTCCAGGACGGGCTGACCGGTGATCAACAGTTCTTCATTTCGTATGCGCAGGGTTGGCAAAGCAAAGATCGCGATGAAATCCTACGTATTGCCCTAACGACCGATGGGCACGCACCGGATCGCTACCGCGTATTTACCGTGC encodes:
- a CDS encoding EboA domain-containing protein is translated as MSEMAFRLEALLQKRGAEKPPEWSSRDRFLADYSSLSRKLGKKPLALEENERAVLRANGIPWSLEAWGIDELGRVVALTRAARVVETNDFRELVETCYAQGDNRERTAVLRALPFLPDGELFVPLAVEACRSSVDTIFQAICCDNPFPARHFPEANYCQMVIKALFTGATVPRIVGLTERTSSELVRMANDFASERRAAGRAVPDDLEYLLNLGREVNQ
- a CDS encoding RidA family protein; this encodes MSSSASSARHINPPELVTPPGYSHVVEVGPGRTIYTSGQISIDAKGNVVGVGDMRAQVEQVFTNVRAALAAAGTDFGHVIKLTIFMTDVRPETLTVFREVRDRYIDVGRAPASSLVQVFRLVRPELLVEMEAIAYVP
- a CDS encoding YkgJ family cysteine cluster protein, whose product is MGHPAKRPRIVNGSSNWKSHASRARLLALYAEVDALLAAYTCDASTECCRFGITGREPYPTAVERAEIDHAVAALGGERALVRRLPVFPASERACPLLSDAGRCRIYASRPFGCRTFFCDRVIGPGKLPRQEIQRIARDVATLSASTFPSDPHPRPLTNTLGKN
- a CDS encoding TatD family hydrolase, which translates into the protein MTFFDPHIHMTSRTTDDYESMAAAGIRAIIEPAFWLGQPRNHVGTFEDYFTALIGWERFRASQFGIVHYCTLALNPKEANNPRVADDVMALLPKYLEKDGVVAIGEIGFDDQTPAEEKYFAQHLELAKRFDLPVLIHTPHRDKKRGTERSLALVREQRFPEELVLIDHNTEETLPLVLDTGCWAGHSIYPNTKMDEVRMAALVQKYGAERILINSAADWGMSDPLKVPKTAAHMRSVGIAEEAIARIVWANPIAFFGQTGRIAKEDLGEHPLVDQSKLWEGNSVLRGQTPRRA
- a CDS encoding sigma-70 family RNA polymerase sigma factor, with the translated sequence MPLSVTAPHLVDDPSFPPERREPQAAIHFDGVYSEYFAFVWRSARRLGVSPSSMDDVVQEIFLVVHRRLGDYQHKGSIKTWLFGIVRRIVSQHRRTERRKPSHAGAKEATDLDVFHDPKSIPPDASAEQSQAMRVLDRLLDELDDDKREAFVLSELEEMTIAEISDAIDVNPNTVASRIRAARRAFEAALERFEQGEAPSPRSERRRT
- a CDS encoding alkaline phosphatase family protein; translated protein: MSMRRTVVLDVVGLARDLIGEATPNLARLARDVGVRSLETVLPAVTCSVQSTFTTGLSPREHGCVGNGWYFRDLAEVWFWRQSNHLVGGEKIWDAAKKRDAAFSCAKLFWWYNMYSSADFAVTPRPLYPADGRKIPDIYTEPAELREELNARLGNFPLFNFWGPKAGIVSSQWIADCAKHVFDTKKPTLTLVYLPHLDYDLQRLGPDNPLMANALREIDGVVGELVEHFRRHDARVIVLSEYAITKVRGPVHINRVLRSAGLLRVREELGLEKLDAGGSEAFAVSDHQVAHVYVRRQERIAEVKRLLEGVEGIDQVLGEEEKRAAGLDHPRSGELIALSKQDTWFTYYYWLDDGRAPDFARTVDIHRKPGYDPAELFVDPALRLPMLRVGRRIAQKALGFRMLMDVIPLDASLVKGSHGRITTQDRAPVFLSTEPSLVPEGPVQAASVKDLVLRHIFS
- a CDS encoding M13 family metallopeptidase; translated protein: MSSAPSVSGYSIDLEAMDRSVKPGVDFFLHANGSWYAKAQIPPDRNSAGVSIRLTEEIEKRSRGLLEEASRPGAAPGSAVQKIGDYYASYLDEAAIEKQGVTPLAPVFDRIAKIRDARSLATYLGASLRADVDPLNATDFHTDQVLGLFVEQDLNDPSHYAPYLLQGGLGMPDRSYYLDDAPRMQALRAAYLRHVTANFRLAGIANPEAKAKNVFALEKKIAESQASRADSADVGKSNNPWPRAEFDKRAPGMDWTTFLSAAGLDRQPSFIVWHPSALTGLAALVKSQSLETWKQYLTARAIDHAAMYLPKAFVDESFAFYAKELRGTESPPPRWRRAAHATDEALGEAVGKVYVEKYFPPETKRMVETLVHNLVEAFGRRIDALTWMSPETKRKAKEKLATLKVGVGYPDKWRDYSGLSVVRGDVLGNFDRALLFEYRRNVQKLGRPIDRDEWAMLPHVVNAVNLPVRNALNFPAATLVPPFFDPNATAAANYGSIGMTIGHEISHSFDDQGAQFDARGRFVDWWTHDDLSHFQASGAALATQFSAYKPFPDKAIDGKLTLSENIADLAGLAVAYDAWRTSLKGEPAPVQDGLTGDQQFFISYAQGWQSKDRDEILRIALTTDGHAPDRYRVFTVRNIDAWYSAFEIAPTDALFLAPNARVRVW